DNA from Spirochaetota bacterium:
TTCGGCCATGACGTCATCGGCCTTGAACATGATTCTCTGATCAGCCCTAACCCGGATCTGCTGGCACGGGGAGTCTCGTCATTAATGGACGAAATCGGGCCGAGCTATGTCTGCTTCCAGCATACCATGAGGGGATGCCAGATGGCCGCCTTTCTTTCGGTGCGGCAACGCCTGTCATGCATTACCGCCGTTGAATCATTTACAAAAATGGGGACAAGTCCCCTGTTCAGAAGGTCCATCTACAACGGCAAGATAAACATAGACCTGTCTTCCTCCACTGAGCGGTCTGTCCTGACCGTTTTGCCCGGAGCCTTTGCAGGCGGGAGCGGCCCCATATCCCGAAACCCGGGCGCCATCGATATTCGAACCATTTCCGGTATGAATTCGGCCTGTACTCCCATCGGGACAAGTGAATCCGCCGAAGAAACGATCCGCCTTGAGGATTCCGACGTCATTGTTTCCGCCGGCAGGGGTATCGGCGCCCAGGAAAACCTTGAACTGGTCAAGGC
Protein-coding regions in this window:
- a CDS encoding electron transfer flavoprotein subunit alpha/FixB family protein; amino-acid sequence: MDRILVIIDTIEKAPPPSWFELITFAERFSETFPLNIQVVVAGANVRNTVEKAARFGHDVIGLEHDSLISPNPDLLARGVSSLMDEIGPSYVCFQHTMRGCQMAAFLSVRQRLSCITAVESFTKMGTSPLFRRSIYNGKINIDLSSSTERSVLTVLPGAFAGGSGPISRNPGAIDIRTISGMNSACTPIGTSESAEETIRLEDSDVIVSAGRGIGAQENLELVKAVSRLFPNSAVGASRIICDQKWLPYAHQVGVTGKTVSPKLYMACGISGAQQHIAGMKGSQLIVAVNTDPQAAIFSISDYIIIEDLKTFLPILIQKYEELYK